From a single Sphingosinicellaceae bacterium genomic region:
- a CDS encoding LemA family protein, with protein MGLIGWIVVGAVLIGLYTWYANIVTRRNRVGEALAGVDVQLSQRHDLIPNLLAVAKRFMEHERGLLDEITALRAKAASATQPAAKFAAEGQLDAGLGRLFAVAEAYPQLKSDGPMIEAQRGLTEVETNIAAARRFYNTAVTDLRNATQIFPGSLLAGLAGASTPPPFFEAPEASRAPVDAAKYL; from the coding sequence ATGGGCCTGATCGGCTGGATCGTCGTCGGCGCTGTGCTGATCGGGCTGTACACCTGGTACGCCAACATCGTCACTCGCCGGAACCGCGTCGGCGAAGCGCTGGCGGGTGTCGACGTCCAGCTCAGCCAGCGCCACGACCTGATCCCCAATCTGCTCGCGGTCGCCAAGCGCTTCATGGAGCACGAGCGCGGGCTGCTGGACGAGATCACCGCGCTCCGCGCCAAGGCCGCGAGCGCCACACAGCCGGCCGCCAAGTTCGCCGCCGAGGGCCAGCTCGATGCCGGGCTCGGCAGGCTGTTCGCGGTCGCCGAGGCTTATCCGCAACTCAAGTCCGACGGCCCGATGATCGAAGCGCAGCGCGGCCTGACCGAGGTCGAGACCAACATCGCCGCTGCCCGGCGCTTCTACAACACCGCCGTGACCGACCTCCGCAACGCGACGCAGATCTTCCCCGGCTCGCTGCTCGCGGGGCTGGCGGGAGCCTCGACGCCGCCGCCGTTCTTCGAAGCCCCCGAAGCCAGCCGCGCCCCGGTCGACGCGGCGAAATACCTGTAG
- a CDS encoding DDE-type integrase/transposase/recombinase, with protein MRTVSMATRTELVAAISERYRSADRASKGRVLDEFVAVTGFHRKHAMRLMRAGPAVTTANVRIERRIYDEAARTALIVLWEAADRLCGKRLRPLIPILLEAMERHGHLDLAPAVRSQLTKMSAATIDRVLRAAKAGNRKPRRRGVAGTALRQSVPIRTFDDWDNPAPGYVEADLVSHSGPVAKGSFAWTFTLTDIATGWTECAPLLVREQTVLVAVLSEVRRLMPFPLLGFDTDNDSVFINETVRDYCAASDIAFTRCRPYRKNDQAWVEQKNGSVVRRLAGYRRFEGLEATVALAELYAASRLFVNFFQPSFKLAEKHRDGARVRKRYHAPATPYQRLLDDPRVSDKTRTRVRAIFADLDPVRLLRDIRAAQQRLVALADMVSPVPVSEQPAAPPLDAFLSSLQTIWQGGEARPTASNKPVIKRGRRRPDPLIEVSEQLKRWFEDEPWRTGRELLEKLQVERPDNYPDGLIRTVQRRLKVWRSEYAHALVFTHSGLAAESPTDTAMPVSVLVEG; from the coding sequence ATGAGGACGGTGAGCATGGCAACGCGTACGGAGCTGGTCGCTGCGATCAGCGAACGGTACCGATCGGCTGATCGAGCAAGCAAGGGCCGGGTGCTGGACGAGTTCGTTGCGGTGACGGGATTTCACCGCAAGCATGCGATGCGGCTGATGCGGGCGGGCCCCGCGGTCACGACGGCGAACGTCCGCATCGAGCGTCGGATCTACGACGAGGCGGCCCGGACCGCGCTTATCGTGCTCTGGGAGGCGGCGGATCGGCTGTGCGGCAAGCGATTGCGACCGCTCATTCCGATCCTGCTGGAGGCGATGGAGCGCCATGGCCATCTGGACTTGGCGCCGGCGGTGAGGTCGCAGCTGACGAAGATGAGCGCGGCAACGATCGATCGCGTGCTTCGCGCCGCAAAGGCCGGTAATCGCAAACCGCGGCGACGTGGTGTCGCGGGAACGGCGCTCCGGCAAAGCGTACCGATCAGGACGTTTGACGACTGGGACAATCCGGCACCGGGGTATGTCGAAGCCGATCTCGTATCGCACAGCGGTCCGGTCGCGAAGGGAAGCTTTGCGTGGACGTTCACGTTGACTGACATCGCGACCGGCTGGACTGAGTGCGCGCCGCTACTGGTTCGCGAGCAGACGGTGCTCGTCGCGGTGCTTAGCGAGGTGCGCAGGCTGATGCCGTTCCCGCTGCTGGGGTTCGACACTGACAACGATAGCGTCTTCATCAACGAGACGGTGCGCGATTACTGCGCTGCCTCCGACATCGCGTTCACGCGCTGCCGACCCTATCGCAAGAACGACCAGGCATGGGTGGAGCAAAAGAACGGATCAGTCGTGCGCCGCCTGGCTGGCTATCGTCGCTTCGAGGGGCTGGAGGCGACCGTTGCGCTGGCTGAGCTGTACGCGGCGTCGCGCCTGTTCGTGAACTTCTTCCAGCCCTCGTTCAAGCTGGCCGAGAAGCACCGCGACGGTGCGCGGGTTCGCAAGCGCTATCATGCACCAGCGACGCCCTATCAGCGGTTGCTCGACGATCCGCGGGTATCTGATAAGACCCGGACACGCGTGCGTGCGATCTTTGCCGACCTCGATCCCGTCCGCTTGCTGCGCGATATCAGGGCGGCCCAACAGCGGCTGGTCGCCCTTGCCGACATGGTCAGCCCAGTACCGGTGAGCGAGCAGCCCGCGGCCCCACCATTGGACGCGTTCCTCTCCAGCTTGCAAACGATATGGCAGGGCGGTGAAGCGCGACCGACTGCATCCAATAAACCGGTCATCAAGCGCGGTCGTCGCCGTCCCGATCCGCTGATCGAGGTGAGCGAGCAGTTGAAGCGCTGGTTCGAGGACGAGCCGTGGCGCACCGGCAGGGAGCTGCTGGAAAAACTTCAGGTCGAGCGGCCCGACAACTATCCCGATGGCCTGATCCGTACCGTCCAGCGCCGCCTTAAGGTCTGGCGGTCCGAATACGCTCACGCACTGGTGTTCACTCATTCCGGGCTGGCGGCGGAATCTCCTACGGATACGGCGATGCCGGTGTCGGTGCTAGTCGAAGGTTGA
- a CDS encoding DUF3137 domain-containing protein: MRQHGGYFWATAALSGRYVRLYKDRVLPRLAAGFGPISYREAVTPDLAQLRAEHVFADFDDHSCVDELFGTYRGLQVSIMELSLHKGSGDDRRTVFNGLIAQIDLPRGLSGDTAIIADEGMAGTVRDWMMRGDRQRVRVEDPEFEAAWQVYGTDQIGARALLTPAFMERFKQLARRPGFGKPLGLANGNHLLLALPSWGGSPFRTPSFSKPAASRDTLIALHDGIAALLATVDAVIDLDQGSRATAARQVTGGSAART; the protein is encoded by the coding sequence GTGAGGCAACACGGGGGTTATTTCTGGGCCACCGCGGCGCTGAGCGGGCGCTACGTTCGCCTGTACAAGGATCGCGTCCTGCCCCGTCTCGCCGCCGGCTTCGGGCCGATCTCGTACCGTGAGGCCGTCACCCCCGACCTCGCTCAGCTCCGCGCCGAGCACGTCTTCGCGGACTTCGACGACCACAGCTGCGTGGACGAGCTGTTCGGCACCTACCGTGGCCTGCAGGTCAGCATCATGGAGCTGTCCCTCCACAAGGGCAGCGGCGACGACCGCCGGACGGTGTTCAACGGCCTGATCGCGCAGATCGACCTGCCGCGCGGGCTCAGCGGCGACACCGCGATCATCGCCGACGAGGGTATGGCCGGCACGGTGCGCGACTGGATGATGCGCGGCGACCGCCAGCGCGTCCGCGTCGAGGACCCCGAGTTCGAGGCCGCATGGCAAGTCTATGGCACCGACCAGATCGGCGCGCGCGCGCTGCTGACCCCGGCGTTCATGGAGCGCTTCAAGCAACTCGCGCGCCGTCCGGGTTTCGGCAAGCCGCTGGGGCTGGCGAACGGCAACCACCTGCTGCTGGCGCTGCCGAGCTGGGGCGGGTCGCCGTTCAGGACGCCGAGTTTCAGTAAACCCGCCGCCAGCCGCGACACGCTGATCGCGCTCCATGACGGCATTGCCGCGCTGCTCGCGACGGTCGACGCGGTCATCGACCTCGACCAGGGCAGTCGGGCGACCGCAGCGCGTCAGGTGACCGGAGGCAGCGCCGCCAGGACCTGA
- a CDS encoding RNA pyrophosphohydrolase has product MDRPVRRARRRHRRLRTTGRRQAETARAAADLPQGRNRSCLQGDRTLTDRTHTSGLPYRAGVGIMLLNAEGLVFVGQRLDSTLEAWQMPQGGIDKGEEPLEAALRELTEETGVSPDLVEVVGESTEWLYYDLPDELIGTIWKGRYCGQRQKWFAMRFLGTNADVDIGTKHAEFSAWQWAARDELDSLIVPFKRDLYTQVLAALPPVT; this is encoded by the coding sequence GTGGACCGTCCAGTACGCCGAGCGCGGCGCCGCCACCGCCGGCTTCGAACGACAGGCCGCCGCCAAGCTGAAACGGCTCGCGCCGCTGCTGACCTGCCGCAAGGGCGAAACCGCAGCTGCCTGCAAGGAGACCGGACGTTGACCGATCGCACGCACACGTCCGGGCTGCCCTACCGTGCCGGCGTCGGCATCATGCTGCTGAACGCGGAGGGGCTGGTTTTCGTCGGCCAGCGCCTCGATTCGACGCTGGAGGCGTGGCAGATGCCCCAGGGCGGCATCGACAAGGGCGAGGAGCCGCTCGAGGCGGCGCTGCGCGAGTTGACCGAGGAGACCGGGGTGTCGCCTGATCTCGTCGAGGTCGTCGGCGAGAGCACGGAATGGCTCTACTACGACCTGCCCGACGAGCTGATCGGCACAATCTGGAAGGGCCGCTACTGCGGCCAGCGTCAGAAGTGGTTCGCGATGCGCTTTCTCGGCACCAACGCCGACGTCGATATCGGCACCAAGCATGCCGAGTTCAGCGCCTGGCAATGGGCGGCTCGCGACGAACTCGACTCGCTGATCGTGCCGTTCAAGCGCGACCTCTACACTCAGGTCCTGGCGGCGCTGCCTCCGGTCACCTGA
- a CDS encoding alpha/beta hydrolase: protein MVFVRPDVRSVLDMVAAQPGPQMHEGTPEAARQMMRMMGQIAELPRGDLAHVVDFKIPSPHGHSIPARVYSASANPGPGPVVVFYHGGGWVIGDLETHDPLCAEVARVLGVTVVSVDYRLAPEHPFPAATEDCLAATRWLAETPMAIGHVITGLIPAGDSAGGNLAAVISQQLSGKLAVPILAQWLIYPGVDMAAQGGSMDEFAEGFLLTREGMGWFTEHYMGGSADFGHAYASPFAYDVAGQPAAMVFTCGLDPLRDQGRAYAAKLVGQGVRTIFREAAGQIHGCMNLRAAIPSAQADLHGCLADLKLLIDEAVAALPVVVQAQAAE from the coding sequence ATGGTTTTCGTCCGTCCCGACGTGCGCTCCGTTCTCGACATGGTCGCGGCACAGCCCGGCCCGCAAATGCACGAAGGCACGCCCGAGGCTGCACGCCAGATGATGCGCATGATGGGCCAGATCGCGGAGCTGCCGCGCGGCGACCTTGCTCATGTCGTCGACTTCAAGATCCCGTCGCCGCACGGTCACTCGATACCGGCGCGCGTCTACAGTGCGTCGGCGAATCCCGGTCCCGGACCGGTGGTGGTCTTCTACCACGGCGGCGGCTGGGTCATCGGCGACCTCGAGACCCACGATCCACTGTGTGCCGAGGTGGCGCGCGTCCTGGGCGTCACGGTCGTCAGCGTCGACTATCGCCTTGCTCCTGAGCACCCCTTCCCCGCCGCGACCGAGGACTGCCTCGCCGCGACGCGCTGGCTCGCCGAGACGCCGATGGCGATCGGGCATGTGATTACCGGGCTGATCCCGGCGGGCGACAGTGCCGGCGGCAACCTCGCGGCGGTGATCAGCCAGCAGCTGAGCGGCAAGCTCGCGGTGCCGATCCTCGCGCAGTGGCTGATCTACCCCGGCGTCGACATGGCGGCCCAGGGCGGTTCGATGGACGAGTTCGCCGAAGGTTTCCTGCTGACCCGCGAGGGTATGGGCTGGTTCACCGAACACTACATGGGGGGCAGCGCTGATTTCGGGCACGCCTACGCCTCGCCGTTCGCCTACGACGTCGCCGGGCAGCCTGCTGCGATGGTCTTCACCTGCGGCCTCGACCCGCTCCGCGACCAGGGTCGTGCTTATGCCGCCAAGCTGGTCGGGCAGGGCGTCCGTACCATTTTCCGCGAGGCTGCGGGCCAGATCCACGGCTGCATGAACCTCAGGGCGGCGATCCCGAGCGCGCAGGCCGACCTCCACGGCTGCCTCGCCGACCTCAAGCTGCTGATCGACGAAGCGGTGGCCGCCCTGCCAGTCGTCGTTCAGGCCCAGGCCGCCGAATGA
- a CDS encoding histone deacetylase, with the protein MDKYGLFMVAMAASGAAYDLHEPEPVPIDWIEAVHDPSYVAAVFDGSLAPERQRRIGFPVTERIARRSRLVSGGTWLAAHLALARGFAANSAGGSHHALPDGGAGYCVFNDLGIAGARLLAEGAVERILFVDLDVHQGDGTAAIFADEPRAATFSMHAAKNFPVRKMQSDRDVELPDGIGDDDYLAILGTELPALLDAHAPDLVLFQAGIDPHVDDRLGRLALTDEGLQQRDGYVVRTCRQRGIPVAATLGGGYGRDRLAIAERHVRGVLAMATVASRYSSP; encoded by the coding sequence ATGGACAAATACGGGCTGTTCATGGTGGCGATGGCGGCGAGCGGGGCGGCCTATGACCTTCACGAGCCGGAGCCGGTGCCGATCGACTGGATCGAGGCGGTCCACGATCCAAGTTACGTTGCCGCGGTCTTCGACGGGTCGCTCGCGCCCGAGCGGCAGCGGCGCATCGGCTTCCCGGTCACCGAGCGGATCGCGCGACGCTCGCGGCTGGTCAGCGGTGGCACTTGGCTGGCGGCCCACCTCGCGCTCGCCCGGGGCTTTGCGGCGAACAGCGCCGGGGGCAGCCACCACGCGCTGCCGGACGGCGGCGCGGGCTACTGCGTGTTCAACGACCTCGGCATAGCCGGCGCGCGCCTGCTGGCCGAGGGCGCCGTCGAGCGCATCCTGTTCGTCGACCTCGACGTCCACCAGGGCGACGGCACCGCCGCGATTTTTGCCGACGAGCCGCGCGCCGCGACCTTCTCGATGCACGCCGCCAAGAACTTCCCGGTCCGCAAGATGCAGTCCGACCGTGACGTCGAGCTGCCCGACGGGATCGGCGACGACGACTACCTCGCCATACTCGGCACCGAGTTGCCAGCCCTGCTGGACGCCCACGCCCCCGATCTCGTGCTGTTCCAGGCAGGTATCGATCCGCATGTCGACGACCGGCTCGGGCGGCTGGCGCTGACCGACGAAGGCCTGCAGCAGCGTGACGGATACGTCGTCCGCACCTGCCGGCAGCGTGGTATCCCGGTCGCGGCGACACTCGGCGGCGGCTACGGTCGTGACCGTCTGGCGATCGCCGAACGCCATGTTCGCGGCGTTCTTGCGATGGCGACTGTCGCTTCCCGCTATTCGTCGCCCTAA
- a CDS encoding 2-oxoacid:acceptor oxidoreductase subunit alpha: protein MATALSDVFDNQNDKPAEAEAVVVRFAGDSGDGMQLTGGQFTLSSALSGNDFATFPDFPAEIRAPQGTTFGVSAFQINFGSIDIETAGDEPDVLVAMNPAALKTNVGALKAGGLAIIDTGEFGARNLAKAGYAVNPLEDGSLAKWQILAFDISAQTLMAVKPFGLGNKEALRCKNMWTLGLALWMFDRDRAPLIEWLTVKFSKNPVLAEANAAALNAGHAYGETAEIGGPLKQYHVDAAVAEPGYYRTVTGGESLALGLVAGAKLAGLEMFFGSYPITPASPILHNLARLKEFGVTTFQAEDEIAAICSAIGASYAGQLGVTSSSGPGIALKGEAMGLAIITELPLIIVNSQRGGPSTGLPTKTEQSDLYQAVYGRNGDAPLVVLATRSPSDCFEVAVEACRIATQFMTPVMILTDGYIANAAEPWRVPDRADFEAFPVDFAEGPDADGRVLPYKRDPETLRRPWIRPGTPGMMHRIGGIEKAVDTGHINYEPANHQAMTDIRKAKIDGIARYIPEQAPEIGNSRGKLAVVGWGSTYGAIRKAVQRSRMRGLDVSHIHIRNIWPLPSNLGDLLRGYDKVLVPEMNTGQLKTVLRDQYLVDCKPLNKVSGHPFKITEIEAAIEGLLA, encoded by the coding sequence ATGGCAACGGCCCTTAGTGACGTTTTCGACAACCAGAATGACAAGCCTGCCGAAGCCGAAGCGGTCGTCGTCCGCTTCGCCGGCGATTCCGGGGACGGCATGCAGCTCACCGGTGGCCAGTTCACCCTGTCGTCGGCGCTGAGCGGCAACGACTTCGCGACCTTCCCCGACTTTCCCGCCGAAATCCGCGCGCCGCAGGGCACGACCTTCGGAGTCTCGGCCTTCCAGATCAACTTCGGCTCGATCGACATCGAGACCGCCGGCGACGAGCCGGACGTGCTGGTCGCGATGAACCCGGCCGCGCTGAAGACCAACGTCGGGGCGCTGAAGGCCGGCGGCCTCGCGATCATCGACACCGGCGAGTTCGGCGCGCGCAACCTCGCCAAGGCCGGCTATGCGGTCAATCCGCTCGAGGACGGCAGCCTGGCCAAGTGGCAGATCCTGGCCTTCGACATCAGCGCCCAGACCCTGATGGCGGTGAAGCCCTTCGGCCTCGGCAACAAGGAGGCGCTGCGCTGCAAGAACATGTGGACGCTCGGCCTCGCGCTGTGGATGTTCGACCGTGACCGCGCCCCGCTGATCGAGTGGCTGACCGTCAAGTTCTCGAAGAACCCGGTGCTCGCCGAGGCCAACGCCGCCGCGCTCAACGCCGGTCACGCTTATGGTGAGACGGCCGAGATCGGCGGGCCGCTCAAGCAGTATCATGTCGACGCCGCGGTGGCCGAGCCGGGCTATTACCGCACCGTCACCGGCGGCGAGTCGCTGGCGCTCGGCCTCGTCGCGGGCGCCAAGCTGGCGGGGCTGGAGATGTTCTTCGGCTCCTACCCGATCACGCCCGCCTCGCCGATCCTGCACAATCTGGCCCGGCTCAAGGAGTTTGGGGTCACCACCTTCCAGGCCGAGGACGAGATCGCCGCGATCTGCTCCGCCATTGGCGCGAGCTATGCCGGGCAGCTGGGCGTCACCTCCTCGTCCGGCCCCGGCATCGCGCTCAAAGGCGAGGCGATGGGCCTCGCGATCATCACCGAGCTGCCGCTGATCATCGTCAACTCGCAGCGCGGCGGGCCGTCCACGGGCCTGCCGACCAAGACCGAGCAGTCGGATCTGTACCAGGCAGTCTATGGCCGCAACGGCGACGCACCGCTGGTCGTGCTGGCGACCCGGTCCCCGAGTGACTGCTTCGAGGTCGCGGTCGAGGCGTGCCGGATCGCGACCCAGTTCATGACCCCGGTGATGATCCTGACCGACGGCTACATCGCCAACGCCGCCGAACCGTGGCGCGTCCCCGATCGCGCCGACTTCGAGGCGTTCCCGGTCGATTTCGCCGAGGGTCCTGACGCCGATGGCCGGGTGCTGCCTTACAAGCGCGACCCGGAGACGCTTCGCCGCCCGTGGATTCGCCCCGGCACGCCCGGCATGATGCACCGCATCGGCGGCATCGAGAAAGCCGTCGACACCGGCCACATCAACTACGAGCCGGCCAACCACCAGGCGATGACCGACATCCGCAAGGCCAAGATCGACGGCATCGCGCGCTACATCCCAGAGCAGGCGCCAGAGATCGGCAATAGCCGTGGCAAGCTCGCAGTCGTCGGCTGGGGGTCGACTTACGGCGCGATCCGGAAGGCGGTGCAGCGCTCGCGGATGCGCGGGCTGGACGTGAGCCACATCCACATCCGCAACATCTGGCCGCTGCCGTCGAACCTCGGCGACCTGCTCCGCGGCTACGACAAGGTGCTGGTGCCCGAGATGAATACCGGCCAGCTCAAGACCGTGCTCCGCGACCAGTATCTGGTCGACTGCAAGCCGCTCAACAAGGTCAGCGGCCACCCCTTCAAGATTACCGAGATCGAAGCTGCCATCGAGGGACTGCTGGCATGA
- a CDS encoding 2-oxoacid:ferredoxin oxidoreductase subunit beta: MNDMTPIPLPTTKPDDWATDQEVRWCPGCGDYAILKAVQRTMPDIGTARENTVFVSGIGCSSRFPYYMETYGFHTIHGRAPAVATGIKLANPELDVWIVTGDGDGLSIGGNHLLHLLRRNLDVQVLLFNNEIYGLTKGQYSPTSRTGTRSPTTPFGSVERPLHPCAFAMGAGARFVARTIDTAQKNMPEVLKRAHAHKGTSFVEIFQNCIVYNADVFAAFTEKKNAADNQLWCVHGQPLLFAGGSKGLRLNSATMELEVVDIAVGDTAQVLIHDETSRVQAQFLIDMPFGPFPMALGVLYCDPVTSFEVAIEAQRERVVADKTADFNALLRKGQSWEVMAKELRPV; the protein is encoded by the coding sequence ATGAACGACATGACCCCCATCCCGCTGCCGACGACCAAGCCCGACGACTGGGCGACCGATCAGGAGGTGCGATGGTGCCCGGGTTGCGGCGACTATGCGATCCTGAAGGCGGTGCAGCGGACCATGCCCGACATCGGCACGGCACGTGAGAACACCGTGTTCGTCAGCGGCATCGGCTGCTCGTCGCGCTTCCCGTATTACATGGAGACCTACGGTTTCCACACCATCCACGGCCGCGCGCCGGCGGTGGCGACGGGGATCAAGCTGGCCAATCCCGAGCTCGACGTGTGGATCGTCACCGGCGACGGCGACGGGCTGTCGATCGGCGGCAACCACCTGCTCCACCTGCTGCGGCGCAACCTCGACGTGCAGGTGCTGCTGTTCAACAACGAGATCTACGGCCTGACCAAGGGTCAGTATTCGCCGACCTCGCGGACCGGCACACGCTCGCCGACGACGCCGTTCGGGTCGGTCGAGCGGCCGCTCCACCCCTGCGCTTTCGCGATGGGCGCCGGCGCGCGCTTCGTCGCCCGCACCATCGACACCGCGCAGAAGAACATGCCCGAGGTCCTGAAGCGCGCCCACGCGCACAAGGGCACCAGCTTCGTCGAGATCTTCCAGAACTGCATCGTCTACAACGCCGACGTGTTCGCCGCCTTCACCGAGAAGAAGAACGCCGCGGACAACCAGTTGTGGTGCGTCCACGGGCAGCCTTTGCTGTTCGCCGGCGGCAGCAAGGGCCTGCGCCTCAACTCGGCGACGATGGAGCTCGAGGTCGTCGACATCGCGGTCGGCGACACCGCGCAGGTGCTGATCCACGACGAGACCAGCCGCGTCCAGGCGCAGTTCCTGATCGACATGCCGTTCGGGCCGTTCCCGATGGCGCTCGGCGTGCTGTACTGCGATCCGGTCACGAGCTTCGAGGTCGCCATCGAGGCGCAACGCGAGCGCGTCGTCGCCGACAAGACCGCGGACTTCAACGCGCTGCTCCGCAAGGGCCAGAGCTGGGAAGTCATGGCGAAAGAACTGCGCCCGGTCTGA
- a CDS encoding peptide chain release factor 3 encodes MANPAPNARRTFAIISHPDAGKTTLTEKLLLFGGAIHLAGVVKARGQNRRARSDWMKIEQQRGISVTSSVMTFERGGVTYNLLDTPGHEDFSEDTYRTLTAVDSAVMVIDAARGIEAQTRKLFEVCRLRDVPIITFINKVDREGRDPFELLDEVAEMLALDVAPLNWPVGQGGQFRGLWDLRGNKLLLPDGTDTKAAGRTEQLTGLDDARLPGLVGDEGAAIIREQAELALGGYATLDIDLYRKGALTPVVFGSALKDFGVEALIDALADYAPTPRSQPALPAAVTPDRPDVTGFVFKVQANMNPQHRDRIAFMRVCSGKFRRGMKLKQVSTGKLIAINSPIFFFAQDREIADEAFPGDIIGIPNHGVLRVGDSLVEGEDVTFTGIPNFAPEILRRVKLGDPTKSKQLRTALTDMAEEGVTQLFRPLIGSQWIVGVVGQLQLEVLISRLEAEYKVDAGIEPSPFDTARWVGADEPKALQAFIDNHRGAMAEDRDGAPVFMARDQWELNYVAQRETALRFTATRERA; translated from the coding sequence ATGGCAAATCCCGCGCCCAACGCGCGCCGCACCTTCGCGATCATCTCGCATCCCGACGCCGGCAAGACGACGCTGACCGAGAAGCTCCTGCTGTTCGGCGGCGCCATCCATCTGGCGGGCGTCGTCAAGGCGCGCGGGCAGAACCGGCGCGCGCGCTCCGACTGGATGAAGATCGAGCAGCAGCGCGGCATCAGCGTCACCAGCTCGGTGATGACCTTCGAGCGCGGCGGCGTCACCTACAACCTGCTCGACACGCCAGGCCACGAGGACTTCTCGGAGGACACCTACCGCACGCTGACCGCCGTCGACTCCGCGGTCATGGTCATCGACGCGGCGCGCGGTATCGAGGCGCAAACCCGCAAATTGTTCGAGGTCTGCCGGCTCCGCGACGTGCCGATCATCACCTTCATCAACAAGGTCGACCGCGAGGGCCGCGACCCGTTCGAGCTGCTCGACGAGGTCGCCGAGATGCTGGCGCTCGACGTCGCGCCGCTGAACTGGCCGGTCGGCCAGGGCGGGCAGTTCCGCGGCCTGTGGGACCTGCGCGGCAACAAGTTGCTGCTCCCCGACGGCACCGACACCAAGGCGGCGGGCCGCACCGAGCAGCTGACCGGCCTCGACGACGCGCGCCTGCCCGGCCTTGTCGGCGACGAGGGCGCGGCGATCATCCGCGAGCAGGCGGAGCTGGCGCTTGGCGGCTACGCGACCCTCGACATCGACCTGTACCGCAAGGGCGCGCTCACGCCGGTGGTGTTCGGCTCGGCGCTCAAGGACTTCGGCGTCGAGGCGCTGATCGACGCGCTGGCGGACTATGCGCCGACGCCGCGCTCGCAGCCCGCGCTGCCCGCCGCGGTGACCCCCGACCGGCCCGACGTCACCGGCTTCGTGTTCAAGGTGCAGGCCAACATGAACCCGCAGCACCGCGACCGCATCGCCTTCATGCGGGTGTGCTCGGGCAAGTTCCGGCGCGGCATGAAGCTGAAGCAGGTCTCGACCGGCAAGCTGATCGCGATCAACTCGCCGATCTTCTTCTTCGCGCAGGACCGCGAGATCGCCGACGAAGCCTTCCCCGGCGACATCATCGGCATCCCCAACCACGGCGTGCTGCGGGTCGGCGACAGCCTGGTCGAGGGTGAGGACGTGACCTTCACCGGCATCCCCAACTTCGCGCCCGAGATCCTGCGCCGGGTCAAGCTCGGCGACCCGACCAAGTCGAAGCAGTTGCGGACCGCGCTCACCGACATGGCCGAGGAGGGCGTCACCCAGCTGTTCCGGCCGCTGATCGGCTCGCAGTGGATCGTCGGCGTCGTCGGGCAGCTCCAGCTCGAGGTGCTGATCTCGCGGCTGGAGGCCGAGTACAAGGTCGACGCGGGCATCGAGCCGTCGCCGTTCGACACCGCGCGCTGGGTCGGTGCGGACGAGCCCAAGGCCCTCCAGGCGTTCATCGACAACCACCGCGGCGCGATGGCCGAGGACCGCGACGGCGCGCCGGTGTTCATGGCCCGCGACCAGTGGGAGCTCAACTATGTCGCCCAGCGCGAGACCGCGCTGCGCTTCACCGCGACCCGCGAGCGGGCATGA